One Natrinema longum genomic window carries:
- the dnaJ gene encoding molecular chaperone DnaJ — protein MSEDFYDVLGVSPDASTEEIKQAYRSKATEYHPDVSDDPDAEEKFKKIQKAKQVLTDEEKREAYDQMGHDRYEQAEKHGFDASDAGGAGGMGGGPFGGGMGGGGMGGGGLGDLFEQVFGGGGGRGSRRPRKGRDLRTELEIDLEEAYEGAEKQFTVERPEECEVCEGEGHPPEADAETCPQCQGRGQVTQVQQTPLGRVQQTTACPRCEGEGTLYSDTCGECRGEGYVRTEATLTVEVPAGIQEGQTLRMEGEGAPSPEGGPHGDLLIDVTVREHEAFERDGDDLRYRLPISFPQATFGDTVEVPTLEGAAEFEVPKGTQSGETFRLEGKGMPRLRGRGQGDLYVQVQVVTPESLNEDQRDALEEFAEAGGDEIEVKEGFFEKIKRAF, from the coding sequence ATGAGCGAGGACTTCTACGACGTTCTCGGCGTGAGCCCCGACGCGTCTACCGAGGAGATCAAACAGGCGTATCGGTCGAAGGCCACCGAGTACCATCCCGACGTCAGCGACGACCCCGATGCCGAGGAGAAGTTCAAGAAGATCCAGAAGGCAAAGCAGGTCCTGACGGACGAGGAAAAGCGCGAGGCCTACGATCAGATGGGCCACGATCGCTACGAGCAGGCCGAAAAACACGGCTTCGATGCCAGCGACGCCGGCGGTGCCGGCGGCATGGGCGGCGGCCCGTTCGGTGGCGGCATGGGCGGGGGCGGTATGGGCGGCGGCGGTCTCGGCGACCTCTTCGAGCAGGTCTTCGGCGGTGGCGGCGGTCGCGGTAGCCGCCGGCCCCGCAAGGGCCGCGATCTGCGGACCGAACTCGAGATCGACCTCGAGGAGGCCTACGAGGGCGCGGAGAAGCAGTTCACCGTCGAGCGCCCCGAGGAATGCGAGGTCTGTGAGGGCGAGGGCCATCCGCCGGAGGCCGACGCCGAAACCTGTCCCCAGTGTCAGGGCCGGGGCCAGGTGACTCAGGTCCAGCAGACGCCGCTCGGTCGCGTCCAGCAGACGACGGCCTGCCCCCGGTGTGAGGGCGAGGGAACGCTGTACTCCGACACCTGCGGCGAGTGTCGCGGCGAGGGGTACGTCCGCACCGAGGCGACGCTGACCGTCGAAGTTCCGGCCGGGATTCAGGAAGGCCAGACGCTTCGGATGGAAGGTGAGGGTGCGCCGAGTCCCGAAGGCGGTCCCCACGGCGACCTGCTGATCGATGTCACCGTCCGCGAGCACGAGGCATTCGAACGCGACGGGGACGACCTGCGCTACCGGCTTCCGATCTCGTTCCCGCAAGCGACCTTCGGCGACACCGTCGAAGTCCCGACCCTCGAAGGGGCGGCCGAGTTCGAGGTTCCGAAGGGAACCCAAAGCGGCGAGACGTTCCGCCTCGAGGGTAAAGGGATGCCCCGACTGCGCGGTCGCGGACAGGGCGACCTCTACGTCCAGGTCCAGGTCGTCACCCCCGAGAGCTTGAACGAGGATCAGCGCGACGCACTCGAGGAGTTCGCCGAAGCGGGCGGCGACGAGATCGAAGTGAAGGAAGGGTTCTTCGAGAAGATCAAGCGGGCGTTCTAG
- a CDS encoding FAD-dependent oxidoreductase has translation MATDIDPESESPRPESLWLATTSTTDYDPLDGGLEVDVAIVGGGITGLSAAINLTEAGRSVAVLESDRIVEHTTGHTTAKLTSQHGLIYDTLVSQFGEENARQYAHANEAAIEEVERRIEDGDVDCDFRRTEAYTYAASDDDLERIREEVDAAQRLGLPASYVEETPLPFDVPSAIRFDEQAAFHPRQYLLGIAEEVHGDGSYVYEETRALGLEPGSPCRVETDRGDVAADDVVVATHFPFFDRAGYFARMHPHRAYLLAVRIDGTPPEGMYYNTASPPATMRRYPTSGGSADDEAETLLLVGGQSHTPGLEGPPTSERYRRCEAFAREHFDVESIEYRWSTMDYSPVDRVPFIGRIDPLSAHVYVGTGFEGWGMTNGTAAGMILADLIVEGSNPWADVFDPQRLTPGASAKRFLEENAKVGGNFVGDRITSLLSSLGADGVADLPPGDARVVRRASQPVGLYRDESGTTHAVSATCPHMGCLVRWNDAERTWDCPCHGSRFTHDGEVLSGPALEGLLYRQL, from the coding sequence ATGGCGACGGATATCGACCCCGAATCCGAGTCACCCCGACCGGAGTCGCTGTGGCTCGCCACGACGTCGACGACCGACTACGACCCCCTCGATGGCGGCCTCGAGGTCGACGTCGCTATCGTCGGCGGGGGCATTACTGGATTGAGCGCGGCGATCAACCTGACCGAGGCCGGTCGGAGCGTCGCGGTCCTCGAGTCCGATCGGATCGTCGAGCACACGACCGGCCACACGACCGCCAAACTCACCTCACAGCACGGACTGATCTACGACACGCTCGTCTCCCAGTTCGGCGAGGAGAACGCGAGACAGTACGCACACGCCAACGAGGCGGCGATCGAGGAAGTCGAGCGACGCATCGAGGACGGGGACGTCGACTGTGACTTCCGGCGAACGGAAGCGTACACCTACGCGGCCTCGGACGACGATCTCGAGCGGATCCGCGAGGAGGTCGATGCGGCCCAGCGGCTCGGGCTCCCGGCGTCGTACGTCGAGGAGACGCCACTTCCCTTCGACGTCCCCAGCGCGATCAGGTTCGACGAGCAGGCGGCGTTCCACCCCCGGCAGTACCTACTGGGGATCGCCGAGGAGGTCCACGGCGACGGTAGCTACGTGTACGAGGAGACGCGCGCGCTCGGTCTCGAGCCCGGCTCGCCGTGTCGCGTCGAGACGGACCGCGGAGACGTCGCCGCCGACGACGTGGTCGTCGCGACGCACTTCCCGTTCTTCGACCGCGCCGGCTACTTCGCGCGGATGCACCCCCATCGCGCGTACCTGCTCGCGGTCCGAATCGACGGAACGCCCCCGGAGGGGATGTACTACAACACTGCCTCCCCGCCGGCAACGATGCGTCGGTATCCGACGAGCGGGGGGAGCGCGGACGACGAGGCCGAGACACTCCTGCTCGTTGGCGGGCAGAGCCACACGCCCGGCCTCGAGGGGCCGCCGACCTCCGAGCGCTACCGGCGCTGTGAGGCGTTCGCCCGCGAGCACTTCGACGTCGAGTCGATCGAGTACCGCTGGTCGACGATGGACTACTCGCCGGTCGACCGAGTTCCCTTCATCGGTCGAATCGATCCCCTGTCGGCGCACGTCTACGTCGGGACCGGATTCGAGGGCTGGGGGATGACGAACGGTACTGCCGCAGGAATGATCCTCGCCGATCTGATCGTCGAAGGATCGAACCCCTGGGCCGACGTGTTCGATCCCCAGCGGCTCACGCCCGGCGCGTCCGCGAAGCGTTTCCTCGAAGAGAACGCGAAAGTCGGCGGCAACTTCGTCGGCGACCGGATCACGTCACTGCTCTCGTCGCTCGGCGCTGACGGTGTGGCCGACCTTCCCCCAGGCGACGCACGCGTCGTCCGCCGTGCGAGCCAGCCGGTGGGACTCTATCGCGACGAATCGGGGACGACGCACGCCGTCTCGGCGACCTGTCCACACATGGGCTGTCTCGTCCGGTGGAACGACGCCGAGCGGACCTGGGATTGCCCCTGTCACGGCTCGCGGTTCACCCACGACGGCGAGGTGCTGTCGGGACCGGCCCTCGAGGGACTGCTCTACCGCCAGTTGTGA